One segment of Meleagris gallopavo isolate NT-WF06-2002-E0010 breed Aviagen turkey brand Nicholas breeding stock chromosome 8, Turkey_5.1, whole genome shotgun sequence DNA contains the following:
- the SLC25A16 gene encoding graves disease carrier protein isoform X2: MMIRIFPYGAIQFMAFDQYKKVIKKHLGISGHVHRLMAGSMAGITAVICTYPLDMVRVRLAFQVKGEHKYMGIIHAFKMIYTKEGGFSGFYRGLMPTVVGMAPYAGKFFFFTFGTLKSIGLAQAPNLLGRPSLDNPDVLVLKTHINLLCGGIAGAIAQTISYPLDVTRRRMQLGAVLPDSEKCLTMVQTLKYVYQQHGIRRGLYRGLSLNYIRCIPSQAVAFTTYELMKQFLRLN, encoded by the exons ATGATGATTAGAATCTTTCCATATGGTGCAATTCAATTTATGGCGTTTGATCAATACAAAAAG GTAATAAAGAAGCACCTTGGGATTTCAGGGCATGTGCATCGATTGATGGCTGGATCCATGGCAG gtATTACAGCAGTGATTTGTACTTACCCTCTTGATATGGTTAGAGTTCGTCTGGCATTCCAAGTAAAAGGGGAACACAAGTACATGGGAATTATCCATGCATTCAAGATGATTTACAcaaag gaagGTGGTTTTAGTGGGTTCTACAGAGGGCTGATGCCAACTGTTGTAGGAATGGCTCCATATGCGGGTAA gtttttcttttttacctttGGTACCTTAAAGAGCATTGGACTTGCTCAAGCACCTAACTTGCTTGGACGGCCTTCCTTAGATAATCCCGATGTCTTAGTTTTGAAAACACATATAAATCTGCTGTGTGGTGGCATAGCTGGAGCAATAGCTCAGACGATATC ATATCCCCTTGATGTAACTCGCAGGCGAATGCAGTTAGGAGCAGTTCTCCCGGACTCTGAAAAGTGCCt TACCATGGTGCAGACACTGAAATATGTGTATCAACAACATGGAATACGAAGAGGATTGTACCGTGGTCTATCACTGAACTATATTCGTTGTATCCCTTCCCAGGCTGTGGCTTTTACCACGTATGAACTTATGAAACAGTTCTTGCGCCTCAACTGA
- the SLC25A16 gene encoding graves disease carrier protein isoform X1, with amino-acid sequence MWLVYVSESARGRRSCRLSVRRPRTAAVTPGQPAYRCPRVAGRRAAVVRSVAGCCAKTTTAPLDRVKILLQAHNHHYKHLGVFSTLCAVPKKEGYLGLYKGNGAMMIRIFPYGAIQFMAFDQYKKVIKKHLGISGHVHRLMAGSMAGITAVICTYPLDMVRVRLAFQVKGEHKYMGIIHAFKMIYTKEGGFSGFYRGLMPTVVGMAPYAGIFSLQCFTDCFILSSDLHVSSLLVPNGIY; translated from the exons ATGTGGCTTGTGTACGTTTCGGAGTCGGCGAGAGGCCGGCGTAGCTGCCGCCTGAGTGTGCGAAGGCCCCGAACCGCCGCTGTGACTCCGGGGCAGCCCGCTTATCGGTGCCCGAGAGTTGCCGGCCGTCGGGCTGCGGTGGTGCGAA GTGTTGCGGGATGCTGTGCCAAAACAACCACTGCACCACTTGATCGAGTGAAGATCTTGCTGCAGGCTCATAACCACCATTACAAACATCTAG GAGTGTTTTCTACGTTGTGTGCTGTGCCCAAAAAGGAAGGTTACCTTGGGCTATATAAAGGAAATGGAGCAATGATGATTAGAATCTTTCCATATGGTGCAATTCAATTTATGGCGTTTGATCAATACAAAAAG GTAATAAAGAAGCACCTTGGGATTTCAGGGCATGTGCATCGATTGATGGCTGGATCCATGGCAG gtATTACAGCAGTGATTTGTACTTACCCTCTTGATATGGTTAGAGTTCGTCTGGCATTCCAAGTAAAAGGGGAACACAAGTACATGGGAATTATCCATGCATTCAAGATGATTTACAcaaag gaagGTGGTTTTAGTGGGTTCTACAGAGGGCTGATGCCAACTGTTGTAGGAATGGCTCCATATGCGG gCATCTTCTCCCTCCAGTGTTTTACAGACTGTTTTATACTCTCATCTGATCTTCATGTGTCTTCCTTACTCGTGCCAAATGGAATATATTAA